The Primulina huaijiensis isolate GDHJ02 chromosome 12, ASM1229523v2, whole genome shotgun sequence genome has a window encoding:
- the LOC140990308 gene encoding uncharacterized protein, with product MADWGPVIIAVVLFVLLSPGLLFQLPGRGRVVEFGNMQTSGLSILVHTIIFFGLITIFLIAIGVHIYTG from the coding sequence ATGGCTGACTGGGGACCCGTGATAATAGCGGTGGTGCTGTTCGTGCTGTTGAGTCCGGGTCTGCTCTTCCAGTTACCGGGTCGGGGCCGGGTCGTCGAGTTCGGGAACATGCAGACCAGCGGGTTATCCATTTTAGTCCACACAATCATTTTCTTCGGCCTCATCACCATCTTCCTCATCGCTATCGGCGTCCACATTTACACCGGTTGA